One window of Dehalococcoidales bacterium genomic DNA carries:
- a CDS encoding DUF192 domain-containing protein translates to MQTATVTIGEKQWLASVAVTPEELAAGLSGLESTPAGAGMLFDLGSEQPVQVTTAAMLFSIDIIFMSEALQVVDIVLGAPPGYLITEETPVRYFLEVNAGEAETIGSGDSVSIDYTTGEEGPLPGETLGITGFMQLALTAAVMGLFVGGMLKMYSRTALGKPKPKELPPPALEYPRYEYLSSTGMISKPGHVRHQTITGSKPPAVIPTKLRPSHPKEKTSLDFLADSPEFLAYTIDDIGYREKLDNAFQTAITRVNRRI, encoded by the coding sequence ATGCAAACAGCAACCGTAACGATCGGAGAAAAGCAGTGGCTGGCTAGCGTGGCGGTAACCCCGGAAGAACTGGCTGCCGGTCTCTCGGGACTGGAGTCGACGCCTGCCGGCGCAGGTATGCTCTTTGACCTGGGCAGTGAACAACCGGTTCAGGTCACCACGGCGGCCATGCTATTTAGTATCGACATCATCTTTATGAGCGAAGCGCTGCAGGTGGTGGATATCGTCCTGGGCGCTCCGCCAGGTTATCTCATCACAGAGGAAACGCCGGTGAGATACTTCCTGGAGGTAAACGCTGGTGAAGCGGAGACTATCGGGTCAGGTGACAGCGTGTCGATTGATTATACTACGGGAGAAGAGGGCCCTTTGCCTGGTGAGACGCTTGGAATTACCGGCTTCATGCAGCTTGCCCTTACGGCGGCTGTCATGGGGCTCTTTGTGGGCGGCATGCTCAAGATGTACTCTCGCACCGCGCTGGGTAAGCCGAAGCCGAAAGAGCTGCCGCCCCCGGCTCTGGAATACCCTCGCTATGAATACCTGTCATCCACAGGGATGATAAGCAAGCCAGGCCATGTCAGGCATCAGACGATAACTGGTAGTAAGCCGCCGGCAGTGATTCCCACCAAGCTTCGCCCCTCGCACCCGAAAGAAAAAACAAGCCTTGATTTCCTGGCGGACAGCCCCGAGTTTCTGGCCTATACCATTGACGATATCGGCTACCGGGAAAAGCTGGATAACGCCTTCCAGACGGCAATCACCCGGGTAAACAGGAGGATCTGA